The proteins below are encoded in one region of Lactuca sativa cultivar Salinas chromosome 3, Lsat_Salinas_v11, whole genome shotgun sequence:
- the LOC111892069 gene encoding V-type proton ATPase subunit d2: MYGFEAMTFNIHGGYLEAIVRGHRSGLLTASDYNNLCQCETLDDIKMHLSATEYGPYLQNEPSPLHTTTIVEKCTLKLVDEYKHMLCQATEPMSTFLEYITYGHMIDNVVLIVTGTLHERDVQELLEKCHPLGMFDSIATLAVAQNMRELYRLVLVDTPLAPYFSECITSEDLDDMNIEIMRNTLYKAYLEDFYRFCQKLGGATSEIMSDLLAFEADRRAVNITINSIGTELTREDRRKLYSTFGLLYPYGHEELAICEDIDQVRGVMEKYPPYQPIFSKLSYGESQMLDKAFYEEEVKRLCLSFEQQFHYGVFFAYMRLREQEIRNLMWISECVAQNQKSRVHDSVVFIF; this comes from the exons ATGTACGGATTCGAAGCTATGACCTTCAACATTCACGGAGGTTACCTCGAAGCGATCGTCAGGGGCCACAGATCTGGTTTATTGACCGCGTCTGATTACAACAATCTCTGTCAGTGTGAAACTCTTGATGACATCAAGATGCATCTCTCTGCCACCGAATACGGTCCTTATCTTCAAAACG AGCCATCACCATTGCATACAACTACAATTGTAGAGAAATGCACTCTTAAGTTGGTTGATGAGTATAAGCACATGTTATGCCAAGCAACTGAACCTATGTCAACCTTCTTAGAGTACATAAC ATATGGTCACATGATTGACAATGTTGTCTTGATTGTTACTGGAACCTTGCATGAGAGAGATGTTCAGGAACTATTAGAGAAATGCCACCCTTTGGGAATGTTTGACAG TATTGCCACCCTGGCAGTTGCTCAAAACATGCGTGAGCTTTACAGATTGGTGCTTGTTGATACACCACTTGCTCCATACTTCTCTGAATGCATCACATcagag GATTTGGATGATATGAACATTGAGATTATGAGAAATACTCTTTACAAGGCATATCTTGAGGATTTCTATCGATTTTGCCAA AAATTAGGTGGAGCCACTTCTGAAATCATGTCTGATCTTTTAGCATTTGAAGCAGATAGGAGAGCTGTTAATATCACCATAAACAG CATTGGAACCGAGCTTACTCGAGAAGATCGTAGGAAGTTGTATTCTACTTTCGGTTTACT TTACCCTTATGGCCATGAGGAACTTGCTATTTGTGAGGACATAGACCAG GTTCGTGGTGTGATGGAGAAATACCCTCCTTATCAACCAATCTTCTCCAAATTATCATATGGAGAAAGTCAAATGCTTGATAAAGCTTTCTATGAAGAGGAGGTCAAGCGACTCTGCCTCTCTTTTGAACAGCAG TTTCACTACGGTGTGTTCTTTGCATACATGCGGTTGAGGGAGCAGGAGATCAGAAACTTGATGTGGATATCGGAATGTGTGGCTCAGAATCAGAAATCCAGGGTTCATGACAGTGTTGTTTTTATATTTTAA